In the genome of Curtobacterium sp. MCLR17_036, the window TCGAGGGCGCGTCCGAGGGCAAGGGCCTCGGTCTCGAGTTCCTCCGCCACGTCGAGCGCTGCGAGGCCCTGCTGCACGTGATCGACTGCGCCACGCTCGACCCGGGCCGCGACCCGATCAGCGACCTCGACGTGATCCTCGGCGAACTCGAGCGCTACCCGGTGCCCGAGGGCCAGGTGCCGCTGCTCGAGCGCCCGCAGCTCGTCGCCCTCAACAAGGTCGACGTGCCCGAGGCCGAGGAGCTCGCCGAGTTCGTCACCGCCGAGCTGCAGGAGCGCGGCTACCGCGTCTTCCCGATCTCCACCGCGTCCCGCAAGGGACTGCGCGAGCTCACCTTCGCCCTCGCCGACGTCGTCGAGCAGGGCCGTGCCGCACGCGCCGCCGAGCCGGTGCCCGAGCGCATAGTCATCCGCCCGCGCGCGGTCAACGACCAGGGCTTCACCGTCCGCGCCGAGGGCGGCGAGGAGCACCGCTTCTACCGCGTGCGCGGCGCGAAGCCGGAGCGTTGGGTGCAGCAGACCGACTTCACGAACGAGGAGGCGATCGGCTTCCTCGCCGACCGGCTCGCCAAGCTCGGCGTCGAGGACGGCCTGTTCAAGGCCGGTGCCGTCGCCGGGTCGACCGTCGTCATCGGCGGCGACGGCGGCATGGTGTTCGACTGGGAGCCCACGCTCACCTCGACCGCCGAGCTCATCACGAGTGCCCGCGGCACCGACGCGCGCATCGGGGCGACCTCGCGGCCGACCCGCAACGAACGCCGCGAGGAGTACTTCGAGCGGATGGACGCCAAGGCCGCCGCCCGCGCGGAGCTCGAGCAGGAGCGCATCGCCGGTCTCTGGGCCGACGACGACGAGCCCGCCGACACGACCACCGACGACCGGGGCTGACCGCCGCATGACCGAGACGACCGCCGGCACCGGGCCGGGACGCGTCACGACGCGTGCGGACATCCCGCGTGCGCGTCGGATCGTGGTGAAGGTCGGCTCGTCCTCGGTCAGCGGCGACAACACCGGGCAGATCGCCGCGCTCGTGGACGCCCTCGCGGCGGCGCACGGGCGCGGCACCGAGGTCGTGCTCGTCTCGTCCGGCGCGATCGCCACCGGGTTCCCGTTCCTCGGGCTCGAGGGCCGACCGGACGACCTCGCCACGCAGCAGGCCGCCGCGGCAACCGGGCAGAACGTGCTCATGTACCGGTACCAGCAGGAGCTCGACCGGCACGGCGTCGTCGCGGCGCAGATCCTGCTCACCGCCGGCGACCTGCAGAACCCGACGCACCGGACGAACGCGCAGCGCGCCGTCGACCGGCTGCTCGCCCTGCGGGTGCTGCCGATCGTCAACGAGAACGACACCGTCGCCACCCACGAGATCCGGTTCGGCGACAACGACCGGCTGGCCGCACTCGTGGCGCGGCTGCTCGGGGCCGACGCGCTCGTGCTGCTGTCCGATGTCGAGGCGCTGTACACGAAGCCCCCGGAGCAGCCGGGCGCGGAGCGCATCGACGAGGTCCCGCTCGGCGACGAGCTCGCCGGCGTCACGTTCGGTTCGATCGGCGCCGCCGGCGTCGGCACCGGGGGAGCGGGGACGAAGGTGGCCGCCGCCCGTCTCGCCGCAGAGGCCGGCACCGCCGTCCTGGTGACCGCCACGGCACTCGTCGAGCGGGCGCTCGCGGGCGAGCACGTCGGCACCTGGTTCGCGGCAGCACCCCGCGACTGACCGCCGGCGGGGTCCGTCACGTCGGTGTGCGCCGACCTATCCTTGGTGCATGTCCACCACCGCGACCGCCCCGACCCTGACCGACAAGCTCGTCGCGGCCCGTGCCGCGTCGTCGGCCCTCGCGACGGCGACGACGGCGGTCAAGGACGCCGCCCTGCTCGCGATCGCCGCCGGTGTCCGTGCCGCGACGGCCGAGATCGTCGCGGCGAACCACGGCGACCTCGTCGCCGGCGAGGAGAGCGGCCTGTCCTCCGGGCTCGTCGACCGCCTGCGGCTCGACCCCGCCCGGATCGAGTCGCTCGCCGCCGCGGTCGAGCACGTCGTCGGCCTGACCGACCC includes:
- the proB gene encoding glutamate 5-kinase produces the protein MTETTAGTGPGRVTTRADIPRARRIVVKVGSSSVSGDNTGQIAALVDALAAAHGRGTEVVLVSSGAIATGFPFLGLEGRPDDLATQQAAAATGQNVLMYRYQQELDRHGVVAAQILLTAGDLQNPTHRTNAQRAVDRLLALRVLPIVNENDTVATHEIRFGDNDRLAALVARLLGADALVLLSDVEALYTKPPEQPGAERIDEVPLGDELAGVTFGSIGAAGVGTGGAGTKVAAARLAAEAGTAVLVTATALVERALAGEHVGTWFAAAPRD
- the obgE gene encoding GTPase ObgE, translated to MATFVDRVTLHLTAGNGGNGCVSVRREKFKPLAGPDGGNGGDGGDIVLVADPQVTTLLGYHRSPHRSSKNGQPGMGDMRSGVSGEVLELPMPIGTVVYDESGEVIADLTEPGMRVVVAPGGQGGLGNAALSTTKRKAPGFALLGTEGWAGDVSLELKTIADVALVGFPSAGKSSLIAAISAAKPKIADYPFTTLTPNLGVVESGESRFTVADVPGLIEGASEGKGLGLEFLRHVERCEALLHVIDCATLDPGRDPISDLDVILGELERYPVPEGQVPLLERPQLVALNKVDVPEAEELAEFVTAELQERGYRVFPISTASRKGLRELTFALADVVEQGRAARAAEPVPERIVIRPRAVNDQGFTVRAEGGEEHRFYRVRGAKPERWVQQTDFTNEEAIGFLADRLAKLGVEDGLFKAGAVAGSTVVIGGDGGMVFDWEPTLTSTAELITSARGTDARIGATSRPTRNERREEYFERMDAKAAARAELEQERIAGLWADDDEPADTTTDDRG